The Osmerus eperlanus chromosome 20, fOsmEpe2.1, whole genome shotgun sequence DNA segment TTCTCAACATGGTGCCAAGCATACACTTGGGACAAAACAGGATGTTCCAGTACATCCTTTGCTCAACTATGTGCCACTgtaatccaatcaaaaacaaaGATGGGGCTACAGATATGGGCTTGATACTGTATCCTCAAAGAAAGAGGTGAGGCCACAGACATGGTGTTCTGGGTGAAAAGGCAAGGATGTAACCTTtcacagagaagagagatacCATCCGAATTAGGCATGACGTGATCGTGCACTTGTGAGGGTGGGGACTACCAGGCCTGAACCAAACTGCTCCTATTGTCACATTTACAGAAGTCCTAGCAAAATAAACACGTGGCGAGTGGCAAGGGATGATCTGAGCCATACCTGATCTGTTGAGGAAGAAGCCATCAAATACCACAAAGTTGTTGACCTAGAGAGCCGAACACACAGGAccgagggaaaaggagagagcgagaggaggttTAAATCCTTTTTCTCTTTGCCGTTTACCCTTAGcagtcatgccaataaagcatattGAACTCAATTGACACAGACAAGAGAAAGACTCCTGGAAAGAAACACAAAAGGTAATGAGACATGTTTGATAGATGATTGTGTCCATAGGAGAAAATTACATGGGCATAATGTATTTAGCCATTTGACGGACCCATTAACCTCGGAAGAGAGGGGCGTTATTCAATTCTGCAGAGAACTATTGGCTGTAACTGCAGGTTCTGTCGGGACGGTGAACTGGAGGGGTAGGAGAACTGGGGGACCCTACTGTGGTGAAAGTGACATAGGCACTATCTAAATACAGCAGGTCTGAACTGTGTGGTACAATTATAACAATCAAGTACTGAACAAGTGGAATGAAAGAAAGTGGAATGATCGACGTATCTTCTGATGGGACAACGGCCACTGTAAGATATGTTTCTAGGTTGTCGTTTCCAAATACAACGCAACACAACCACCGGGTACTACTGCAGTCACAAGCCTCCAGACCATACCTGAGGAACACCCTCCTTCAGGCAGAAATGCTTCTCCAGGAAAGACAGGAATTTAGGCGAGGGCCTGTCATAAGCCATCGTCACAGGCTCCACTCTTTTGTGCTGTGTGATTAGGCAAACAGAACATGGCAGTGAGAAACGTGGCCCAACCAGAAACACCTCCACGTCCGAGCATTCTTTCTTTTCTAGGACCGTGATTGCAAATCCACCCACAGCCACATTCCAACCCTTAGGGGTGTCTTGCGTTGGTTCTTTCAAGGGCATGTCCTACCTGAAGCATGAACTCAAACAGCTCGAGGCCATAGCCATGTCTCTGCAAGTTTTCTTTCACGAAAAAGTCCAAAACACAGAGAGGCTCTGCTTCCACGTGCGCCCCCCGCTGGTCCTGAGGAAACATTACAACCAAAGGTTTCATTAGCTATTGATAACCGCGGGATCATGAGGGTGAAACCGTTTTGTTTATGTAAAGAAGGGGTACTCACGAGCAGAAATAACTTCTTGCAGCCAACCTTAAGAAATCCAACCGCAACGCCTTTCCCTCTGTTAGTGAAAGGTAGACACAGCAGAAAAGAACCGGGAAGGCATAAGATAAGCTGTACAACATTTCCCTTGGTACAGAAAATAACGATACCCTTTTTTCCACAGAGCGACACTAATGTTCTTTTTTTTCGGTTGTAGGATTGCTGATCCTCTAATCCAAGCGCACATCAGTGGCGGATGTTGCATTTTTTATATGTGATATTCACTCACTTTTGTCATAGAGATGTTGCACTGTAGCCTAGTTACTTCTGAGATGTTATCGTTGCACCgtggttttctttttgttcaCCGTGTCTGGTCGCTAAAATATGGTTTTTGCAATCAGGCTGCTAAATAtagactgttccttgactctgtcACCAAAATACTATTATTATAACTGTATCCACTTCTgattcaggagtcaggtggctgagcggttagggaattgggctagtaatcagaaggttgccagttcgattcccggccgtgtcaaaagacgttgtgtccttgggagaggcacttcaccctacttgcctcggggggaatgtctctgtacttactgtaagccgctctggataagagtgtctgctaaatgactaaatgtaaatgtgatcctGGTTCTTTTGCTGTACTTTCtaaacaaactgtgtgtgtgtagctctggAGAAAATAATCTGCTAAATTCCTAAAAACGTGAATGTAAGAAGGAATAAACTGAATTCTGTCGGTGGAGCTGGGTCCTCACTAACTGATCTAAAACATGTGTTTATAGAGGTATGGCCTACCCATTGGATTCTCCTTCCTTCAGCAGGTAGAGATGGTGCCTATTGCTCTGAAGCTTAGATGCACTTGTGATTGGAGCTGTCAGCTGTTGGGCCTGTAGAACCCAGAAGACaacatgtttaacccttgtgctgccttcgggtcacatgacccaaaggttcataacaaaccatcattgtgtttacccaattttacccaatacaaaaacaaataaaaataattttcttttaaccttcgcaatgtggggggtctgacgcatgcttacaaaaatacaaaattgctttactttgtttttgtatgcggtaaagttgtcgcaatacgacggtgggtcacaacgactgatgggtcagaatgacccgaagataacacaagggttaagcaaagtAGACAGATACATTTTATAATACTGTCTCTGACAGGCAGTCAAAAAAACTTCTCAACATGATATCCCATGTATAAATCTATGACAAACCCCTTAATCTTCTTGGTTGCATAATGTACTTATCTTAAGCACCCTAATGCTTAAATTTGAAGGGACTTTCAGCATGCAGTATAATAAATGGCACCAACAGAAACAATATCTGCAacttttcaatcacacacacacacacacacacacacacaaaccttggcAGAAGCTCTCCCAAGTTCATCTATAACAGTGGCAATTTGAATTTGTGGATCAGATCTAAACAATTGAGAGGAAAAAGAAGGTTGGAGTTAACAATGGCACACTGTGATACTTTCTGTTTTTTCAACTACATGACCGTGAAAGCAgagatttttgtttgtttgttttacaccACTACAAAAGAGAGCTGGTACCATCATCTGACGTCATGCAaatgtcaggctgtgtgtgttaacgAGGGCGAGGCTGGAGTCTAAACATAGAGGAATTGATTGGTACATGACCATTAGCACTTGAACCATTCGTCGAGACAATAGCCGTGATGGTAAATTATGAGGCATACACAGTCTAGCTCTAGATACATTCTACTTGTGTAGTTGCGCCCATTAATACATGTTGCCTGTAAATACaatactgtacagtaccttCCTAGTGATGTTCGACCTGCGGCAAGGTTTTGATCCAGAACTGTGATTCTCTCAGGGAGAATATGGTTTATGTCAAATGGGAACTCCATATTTTCTTTCTAAATATGAAACTGGCTAGGTAATACTGTAAGCGCCGGGGCAAGCACCTGCTACAGTAGCTAATTTTGCAGTGCTTGATTTCTGCACAAAGTGGTTAAGAATTCGACGATAGCTAGCCGTCTAGCTAGTAAATCCAGGACACCAGTTACTCTTGCAGACGCATGCATTGAGATAAGTGACTTGGATCACAAAATGGAATCCCAGCTATCTAACTAACACCTAAGTGCAACGACAGCATAAAAGACGAGCCATGCACTTTGTATCAATGCAGCTGGAAATCCATTGTCTGACAGCTTGTTGAGACCACTAGTGAGTCACTCCCCCGGCAACGGAAAAAACATATTACATCTAATAAAGACGACCTTGTTTTAACACTCAGATGCTAGTTACCATAACGTTTGTCGAAAGTGTACAGTATCGTGGAGAATTGCCCAAGCACAATGGCCCAAAACGTCAAAGCCAAACACattaaacaaaaacaatcaacaAGAACATAAACAACTGTCGCAAAGACTAGCTAGTCTCAGGCTAGTGTAAACTTGACTCAAAGCGGGGCGTTGGGTGCCTTTTACCGGACTTTACGGTAAATTGTATCCTTTCCGTGATCTCCTCACCCGGACACGTTTGATTTACATCGTTGCTAGGGAATCAAGCCTATGTGCTGCATGAATGCGCCATAACAAAGCGTCTGTGATATACAGACACATACTGGTAACAGGGATAAAACGGGGAGTGCAGCATGTACCGAGACCAGCACAACTGACTGCATGTATTGGACTGCATGTAAAGCATCGTTTAGAATATTATGGCACAAGCTTTTTTCTGACCTGGACAGACAAGCAAGAGGATAGTTCAAACTAAGGCCTATGAGTTTCACTCAACAGCTATGCTATTTATGACTAAAGGGTACTCAAATTCGACCCTTTTTCAAAGATTACATAGGCTACCTCACACATAAACTGATACCTTGtattaaaaatatatacattgtcTGAATGCAATTAGGGCCTATAGGGATAATATAACTAACTTCTTAGTTGACCCAGCCTACAACATGGTCCGTGAATCTAAGCTAGTGTTATAGTAAGCCTACGGTTTTTTTACATGGAGCATGCAATCAGGAAAGTACAAGGAGCAATGAGGTGGTGGAGTTGGGTTGTTTGGGGGTGTAGGTTTTCAGTGGAAAAAACTAATTGAAAATAGAGAGCACATTGACATCTGGTGGTTAGGGAAAATTATGACAGCCACTGGCTGAATATGAGTCACTGGTAGTAAATTACAACACAACGTCTTGTAGGGCTACGTGTGTTCATTTTGATCTAATATTCATGTTCACACATTAGTGTTGTGGATGTTATAAAAGTGTCATTATTCTACAGTAAAAAATGTGAACTGTGACATCCAACTGTTGTGTAGGACATTTAGTTAAACATGTGAAGGAAACTGAAATGAATCAAGGAGGCTGACACCAGATGGAATAGTGTTTTGCCATGTTTCAAAGACTTAATGACATGAGAGAACCACTTGGGGAAATTCTTATCAACTTGAGCACAGACTTGGTTCCCATCACTGCAGAAGAATATGAGGCAATCCACATAGGACTTGGAGTTTTAGAACCTTTCCATCAAGCCACTGTGGAGTTTTCTGAGGAGAAAGGGGTGGCTGGGTCAAATGCACAGATATTAGGCATGAAATTGGTGGAAACTGGCAAATGTCACATCCATGGCTGTGCCCTGGTTTTTCCCTAGTGTGCCAGTGTAACAGTTTACCCTGCCCCTAGTGTTTTCTGTGTCTCCCTAGGTGTGTGCATTTCAGTCCTTGTTTAGTCTCTTCCCCCTGGTTCCTGGTTCCCTACACAGCCGTGTCTTGTCCCAATCACTCAGCTGTTGTCTGTTGtgatcaccctggcctctgtatgtctgcttcctgtcagcCTTTGTGCGTTCATTTGTCTATTTTGGTTCCCCCTTGTGTGAGTAGTCTTTTGTGTTCCGGATAATTTATAAAAATCTTATTAGGAAAGATTCACTGTCTGGCAACACTGCTGGAAGCAGCCTTCTGCAGTGTCACATGTGCTGAGGCTGCAGTTCAGAGACTGTGCCCACTTTGACAGGTGACAAAGGTCACTTGGTGGAGCAGAATCTGCTCCACCAAGTGACCAAGAAGCACCAAGAACCAAATGTAAC contains these protein-coding regions:
- the atat1 gene encoding alpha-tubulin N-acetyltransferase 1 isoform X5; this translates as MEFPFDINHILPERITVLDQNLAAGRTSLGRSDPQIQIATVIDELGRASAKAQQLTAPITSASKLQSNRHHLYLLKEGESNGGKGVAVGFLKVGCKKLFLLDQRGAHVEAEPLCVLDFFVKENLQRHGYGLELFEFMLQHKRVEPVTMAYDRPSPKFLSFLEKHFCLKEGVPQVNNFVVFDGFFLNRSAAQLRKVPPKKPDGEIKPYSLMGREVVREEQRALPWPFIRPVAPPLSPPSRAVSSPCSRSLSVGSSPSRGPPCPAPTPAPGAFRGQTPDSPLIENCRARRTSQQGLVARGNLYSRHINSRGFGLLLEKQQSTFKLPGASPSRSRHCPYPRREARLPWWPGDQTQGWELIPHCWRGG
- the atat1 gene encoding alpha-tubulin N-acetyltransferase 1 isoform X6, whose amino-acid sequence is MEFPFDINHILPERITVLDQNLAAGRTSLGRSDPQIQIATVIDELGRASAKAQQLTAPITSASKLQSNRHHLYLLKEGESNGGKGVAVGFLKVGCKKLFLLDQRGAHVEAEPLCVLDFFVKENLQRHGYGLELFEFMLQHKRVEPVTMAYDRPSPKFLSFLEKHFCLKEGVPQVNNFVVFDGFFLNRSAAQLRKVPPKKPDGEIKPYSLMGREVVREEQRALPWPFIRPVAPPLSPPSRAVSSPCSRSLSVGSSPSRGPPCPAPTPAPGAFRGQTPDSPLIENCRARRTSSLNRSRLSFH
- the atat1 gene encoding alpha-tubulin N-acetyltransferase 1 isoform X4; amino-acid sequence: MEFPFDINHILPERITVLDQNLAAGRTSLGRSDPQIQIATVIDELGRASAKAQQLTAPITSASKLQSNRHHLYLLKEGESNGGKGVAVGFLKVGCKKLFLLDQRGAHVEAEPLCVLDFFVKENLQRHGYGLELFEFMLQHKRVEPVTMAYDRPSPKFLSFLEKHFCLKEGVPQVNNFVVFDGFFLNRSAAQLRKVPPKKPDGEIKPYSLMGREVVREEQRALPWPFIRPVAPPLSPPSRAVSSPCSRSLSVGSSPSRGPPCPAPTPAPGAFRGQTPDSPLIENCRARRTSQQGLVARGNLYSRHINSRGFGLLLEKQQSTFKLPGLRPVLKDRETDTDTLGHTNTDRFEIAHASLKLCSRTQQLNLMELING